The Bacteroidales bacterium genome includes a region encoding these proteins:
- a CDS encoding DUF4402 domain-containing protein gives MKNLLALAIIVLGFTATSFAQVTATASTTATIITPIAIEKDVDMNFGNIAVSPTLGGTVVLPTSGARTKTGGVTLPVVTGTVSAASFTVTGEGNSTYSITLPSSAITLTSPSGTMTVENFVSTPSNTGALNNGSQEVKVGATLNVGAAQAAGTYTNESSLFVTVNYN, from the coding sequence ATGAAAAACTTACTCGCCCTCGCTATCATCGTTCTCGGATTCACTGCCACTTCTTTCGCTCAGGTTACCGCAACCGCTTCAACCACAGCAACCATCATCACCCCGATCGCCATTGAAAAAGATGTAGATATGAATTTCGGTAACATCGCCGTTAGTCCAACATTAGGCGGTACCGTTGTTCTCCCAACTTCAGGAGCACGCACCAAGACCGGTGGAGTTACCCTCCCAGTTGTTACAGGAACCGTTTCAGCCGCTTCATTCACAGTAACCGGAGAAGGCAACAGCACTTACTCTATCACCTTACCTTCTTCAGCCATCACATTGACCAGTCCATCAGGTACAATGACCGTTGAAAACTTTGTAAGCACCCCTTCCAACACAGGCGCCCTGAACAATGGCAGCCAGGAAGTAAAAGTAGGAGCTACCCTGAATGTAGGCGCTGCCCAGGCTGCAGGAACTTACACCAACGAATCAAGCTTATTCGTAACGGTTAACTACAACTAA